The segment CAGCGTGGGCGCCGCCTGTGATTCGGGTTCCTTGGAGCCCTCGCACGTCTTGACGGCCATGGGACTCGACGAGGCCGCCGCCTTGGAGGGCGTGCGTGTGAGCCTGTCGCGGCTCAACACCGAGGCCGAGGTGGACCGTTTTTTGGAGGTCTTGCCCAAGCTGGTCGGCAAGATCCGGGCCGCGGCTTGAAAGCAGCCACTTAGCGAAGCTTGCCGCCCAAGACGCGGCCCTGCGCATTGTGGAAAGAGGATTGTTGAAAAGTTTATGAACCTCGATCGCCAAAAAGTCGTCGT is part of the Deltaproteobacteria bacterium PRO3 genome and harbors:
- a CDS encoding aminotransferase class V-fold PLP-dependent enzyme, which translates into the protein RADPVDGEREHQVSGTPTFIFNNRVPGVSGETLLMNLDMEGIAVSVGAACDSGSLEPSHVLTAMGLDEAAALEGVRVSLSRLNTEAEVDRFLEVLPKLVGKIRAAA